Part of the Methanobacterium paludis genome is shown below.
TAGATAGTAACAATGGTGTTGTGACCATAGGGGCTACCAACAACCCTCACCTTTTAGACTTTGCAATAAGGAGCCGGTTTGAAGAGGAAATAGAATTCGTACTGCCCGATGAAAATGAGAGACAAACCATTCTTGAGCTTTACATAAAATCTATGCCATTGGCTGTTAAAGCTGATGTTAAAAGACTCTCTAAATGTACTAAAAAAATGTCCGGAAGGGACATTAAGGATAAATTTCTGAAAGTTGCCCTCCATAAAGCAATTTCAGAGGATATGGATACCGTGACTATGGATCATATTAAATATGCCCTTAAACAGTATAAAAAAGAGAAAAATGAACCTAAAGGAATGTTTGCATAAATTAGAACCTTTCTTTACTATTGTCTGCTATTTTTCCCCTTTTATATCCTTTTTTGACTCATAAACTCTTTTCCTATTTTTACTTCACTTTTTTTGAGCCGTAGTGAGTTTTAGTGCTGTAGATATGGATATTGCACTGATTTTGATAGGTCTCGTGTTGGAAATGCGGGAGACTGGCTATCTTTTCAGGATAGTTGAGGAATCATAAAGATCAACTAAAATGCTATTTGACAGATTGAAGTATATTCATTCATGGAATTAAAGAACTATTACAGAAATATTTACTACAAATAAAAATATTCACAGTTAAATTAAAAAAAATCAGTTGCGGTTAAAAATAGCTTCTGCAGCGTTTATAACTTCTTGTTCATCATTTTCAGCTGCATGTTTTAAATTCTTAATTATATCATAAAAAATGTGTTCAACCATGACCTTTGTAAGGTCTTCAACAACTTTTTCATTCCCCTTCATATCTCCAAGCTTTCTAAATGCTTTTTGGGTATCTTTGACCCTTATATTCTCTGCACTGGTTCTAATATTTGATATGATTGGTTCAACTTCAAGCTGTTTCAGGGATCTTTTCAAAAGCTCAAATTCTGTTTCAATTATCTTCTCAGCGTCACAGGCTGCAGCTTCACGCATATTCTTGTTTTTATCTGATATGGTGCGCAGGTTATCCATATTGAATAGTCTAACACCAAGCTCTGCAACTCGTTCATCTATATCACGTGGGTTTGCAATGTCAACCATCACGATCTTATTAAGATTCTCCTGTGGTATGGCTTCTTTTACTTTTTCGTAGGTTAATATGGGGTGAGGTGCTCCTGTAGCACTTATAACAACATCTGCATCTTTTATTGCTTCATCAAGCTTGTCAAAGCGTATGGCGAAACCTCCAAGTTCTTTTGCAAGGTTCACTGCCCTGTCATGGGTTCTGTTTGCAACGACTATTGCCTTAAGATTTTTCTCGACCAGAGCCTTTGCAACGAGTGTTCCCATTTTACCCGCACCTATAACAAGCACTTTTTTACATTTAAGGTTTCCATGCACTGATTCTGCAAGTTTAACTGCTGCAGAACCGATTGATACTGACCCTTCGTTTATTTTGGTCTTCTTCCGTACGGCCTGACCAACGTGGACAGCTTTGGTGAATACGGTTCTTAAAACATTACCGCAACCACCTTCTTTAATGCTCTTTTTTTGAGCTTCTTTTATCTGGCCAAGTATCTGATCTTCACCGATTATCATGGACTCTAATCCAGATGCAAGTCTTAAAAGATGTTTCACTGCATCTTCATCCGTTTCAATCATGAAGTCCTCGCAATCTATGTCTGGGGTTTTGCATTCATCTAAAACTAGGTAAAATTCAGTCCGGTTGCAGGTTTTTATCTGGAGATGCTCTTTAACAGAGTAATGTTTCTGCAGATCCTTGAAGATACCTTCAAGTTTCTGTGCTGATCTTTCCATTGTACTGATGCTTGCTGTTTTATAATCGACTCTGATATTGAGGATCACGTATTTCCCTCCAGATTTTTGGAAAGTTGATCGAAATAAATTGATTAATTTTAGATCACTTTAAATCAATATTGTATTAACTTATTTAATTAAATCTTTCTTTAAAATTTCTTTTAAACCTATTTATTACTTTTAAACCTCTTTATTTAGATTTAGTAATAACTCCTCAACATATACCTTTGCCTGGTTGAGGTTACCATCCTTTAGAAGTTTTTCAACTGTTTTATCATTTAAAATTTTATATAAATATGATCTGCGATCTTTTTGGTCCTTCACTTTATCCTTGAGAAGTTTTCTGGTGAAATCTTGAAGTTCCAACTGTAAAATATCCTCATTTTTTATTACTTTTTGTATCTTTTTTCTTAACTGTTTTGCCATGAGGGGGCTTTTGCCGCCTGTGAATACGCATATTTGCACATCTTCTATGAAAAAAGATGTGGGCACGATCAAGTTACCCTTTTGTGGGTAATCAGCCCGGTTAACTAACTTATAATCAGCCAGATGTGCGATTTCTTCGTTTAAATTATGGTCTCCTGTTGCAATAACCACAAGGTCTGACCATTCAACCCATTTAGATGCATTGTCAATTGATTTTAATGATGCTCCCAGATCGATGATTTCCTCTGAAGCAGTATTCCCCAGGATCACAACATGGGCCCCTGCTTTCAGGAATCTTTTGGCTCGTCTTTCCCCTACTTCCCCTGCGCCTACTACTAAAACCTTTTTGTCACGCATTTCAAGGAAGAGGGGAGTCCAACCCATTTTATGGCTCCAAATTTTTCATTCTAAGTAATTTAACCGCAGTTTTCACATCGTTACCACAGTCACTAAGAACTTTGGAAGCCTCTTCTTCCGGAACGTTAAATGTTTCAGAGAGCGCCTTAACACTTTCTTCTGTTGTTGATTCATGTTTTCCAACAAGTTCCTCTGAAAGCTCTTTTTTAAGCTGCATGTATTCGTCACTGCTCATATTTATTCTGCGCAGCACCATATCCCGTAAAGGACATGGTTTTGATGGCTTGCAGCACCATACCAGCGATCCGAAACATGTTCCTTCACCCTGGCCTAGTCTGGTTTTTTCTCCAAATTTTTCTTTTATCTCTATGTAATCTTGAGGTGTGAGATTGGCATCCTCTAATGCATAGATAATTGGACAGGGCTTTACGGGCGGACAGCAGAACGCTAAGGCTCTTTTATCCCCTCCCCTGCATACGTGTGATGGTGAATCGTCCCATACCATTTTATTCCTCCTTAAGCATTTTCTTTTTTTCTGTGGGTGTTAGGTCTTGGATTATTGTTTT
Proteins encoded:
- a CDS encoding methanogenesis marker 9 domain-containing protein, which encodes MVWDDSPSHVCRGGDKRALAFCCPPVKPCPIIYALEDANLTPQDYIEIKEKFGEKTRLGQGEGTCFGSLVWCCKPSKPCPLRDMVLRRINMSSDEYMQLKKELSEELVGKHESTTEESVKALSETFNVPEEEASKVLSDCGNDVKTAVKLLRMKNLEP
- a CDS encoding precorrin-2 dehydrogenase/sirohydrochlorin ferrochelatase family protein, translating into MGWTPLFLEMRDKKVLVVGAGEVGERRAKRFLKAGAHVVILGNTASEEIIDLGASLKSIDNASKWVEWSDLVVIATGDHNLNEEIAHLADYKLVNRADYPQKGNLIVPTSFFIEDVQICVFTGGKSPLMAKQLRKKIQKVIKNEDILQLELQDFTRKLLKDKVKDQKDRRSYLYKILNDKTVEKLLKDGNLNQAKVYVEELLLNLNKEV
- the hemA gene encoding glutamyl-tRNA reductase; translation: MILNIRVDYKTASISTMERSAQKLEGIFKDLQKHYSVKEHLQIKTCNRTEFYLVLDECKTPDIDCEDFMIETDEDAVKHLLRLASGLESMIIGEDQILGQIKEAQKKSIKEGGCGNVLRTVFTKAVHVGQAVRKKTKINEGSVSIGSAAVKLAESVHGNLKCKKVLVIGAGKMGTLVAKALVEKNLKAIVVANRTHDRAVNLAKELGGFAIRFDKLDEAIKDADVVISATGAPHPILTYEKVKEAIPQENLNKIVMVDIANPRDIDERVAELGVRLFNMDNLRTISDKNKNMREAAACDAEKIIETEFELLKRSLKQLEVEPIISNIRTSAENIRVKDTQKAFRKLGDMKGNEKVVEDLTKVMVEHIFYDIIKNLKHAAENDEQEVINAAEAIFNRN